GGCGCGCCGGCCACGATACCGGCCTGTTTCAAGACGTTCAAAACCCCGCGCTTGGCAATGGAAGCCGTACGCGCCGATATGGTTCCGCCACCCGAAAGCTCGGTCGTCACAAAAACCTTGCCCATGTCCTCGGCAGTCGTGTCGTACATGCCGACAGCGTCTATCTCGATCATCCGCATGGAATAGGGCGCGGAAAACGCGCCGACCGCATCGAAACAGGCTTTTTCCTGCCGTTTGTCCAGCAGCGCATGCGCTGCGGCATAGGGCAGGAAATCGAGCGTCCGGCCGCCGGAATGGAAATCCAGCACGATATCTGCAAGCGGCAGCAAATGTCGGGTGAAATAATCGGCGATCTTTTCCGTCACGCTGCCGTCGGGCCGGCCGGGAAAACTGCGGTTGAGATTGCCTTTGTCGACCGGAGAGGTGCGGGTACCCGCCTGAAAGGCTGGATAGTTCATCGCCGGGACGATGATCACTCTCCCCTTGATCTCCTCCGCCTTCAGCGCCCGGGCAAGATCGAAGAGCGCAACCGGACCTTCATACTCATCACCATGGTTGGCGCCGGTCAAAAGCGCCGTCGGGCCGTCGCCATTCTTGATGATGCAGATCGGGATCATGATCGAGCCCCAGGCTGAATCGTCGCGCGACCAGGGCAGGCGTAAATGACCGTGCTGGACGCCGTCCTGATCGAAATCGACGGTCGGCGTTATGGGTGAAGGGCGTGTGATCATCGTCATGCTGTTCATGCTACAAGATCACTTCACGACGAGTTTGCGGGGTACGTTGGACAGGCACTCGACTCCGGTCTCGGTGATCACGATGCTTTCGGTGATCTCCATGCCCATGTCTTCCAGCCATAGACCCGTCATGAAATGGAAAGTCATGCCGGGCTGCAGCTCGGTGCGATCGCCGGGGCGCAGGCTCATGGTCCGCTCGCCCCAGTCCGGCGGATAGGACAGGCCGATCGGATAGCCGGTGCGGTTGTCCTTCACGATCCCGTATTTCTTCAACACCGCGAAGAAGGCGTTGGCGATGTCCTCACAGGCATTGCCGGGCTTGGCGGCGGCCAGACCGGCCTCCATGCCTTCGAGCGTCGCCTTCTCCGCATCCAGAAAGGCTTGGGTCGGCTTGCCGAGGAAAACGGTTCGCGACAGCGGGCAATGATAGCGGCGATAGCAGCCGGCGATCTCGAAGAAGGTGCCCTCGCCGCTCTTCATCGGCTTGTCGTCCCAGGTCAGATGTGGTGCGGAGGCATCGGCACCTGACGGCAGCAGCGGCACGATCGCGGCATAGTCGCCACCGAAGCCGTCTACGCCACGAATGCCGGCGTCATAAATTTCTGCAACGAGATCGGATTTGCGAATGCCTGGCTCGACCTTTTCGACGATCCGCTTGTGCATGGCTTCGACGATGCGGCCGGCCTTACGCATATAGTCGAGTTCCGTCGGGCTCTTGACGGCGCGCTGCCAGTTCACGAGCCCCTGCGCATCCTTGAAGCGTGCGTTGGGCAAATGCTTGACCAAAGAGGCATAGGCCGCGGCGGTGAACCAGTAATTGTCCATCTCGACGGCGATCGAGGCCTTGGCCCAGCCGCGCTCCTCGATGATCTTGGACAGCATATCCATCGGATGGCGTTCGGTCGACTGTACGTAGTGATCGGGATAGCCGATGATGTTGTCGTGGCTGAGATAGGCGGTGCGTTTCGCACCGTTGGCATCCTGGCCGCGTCCATACCAGATCGGTTCGCCGGAACCCGGCACCAGCACGCATTGATGCACATAGAAGGACCAGCCGTCATAACCCGTCAGCCAATGCATGTTGGACGGGTCGGTCACGATAACGAGATCGACACCGGCCTTCTCCATGGCGCGCCGCGTCTTGGCGAGCCGATCGGCATATTCGGAGCGGGTGAAATTGAGGGTCGGTTCGCTCACGCTGGATCTCCTGGTGCTTTTGTCGTTTCAATGGCTTGTCCCGCGCCGGCAAGGACGGCGCGACGATGGGCAAGCGTGGCAATGGCCGTGTCCTGGACGCCGGTGCCTGTCAGATCGCAAAGGGTTATCGCTTCGTTCGACTGGCGGCCGGCCGCCTGACCACAGATGATGGCGCCCAGTTCGGGGAAGGCCGCATCTTCTCTGACAAGTCCCGCGGCGACGGCATGATGCAGCTCGCCGAGCCGGCGGGTCTGCTTCAGGCTGTCGGCGACATAGGGTTCGGCGCGCAGGATCGCCGCCGGGTCGATCTCGTTCTTGTGCTCGGCATCCGAGCCCATGGCTGTGACGTGCTGACCCGGCTCCAGCCAGGAAGCGTCGAGGATCGGCTTGTCGGAAGGCGTGGTTGTGACGATGATGTCGGCCCCGCGGCAGGCCTGTTCGGCCTCCGTCTCGGCCGAAACCGGAAAACCGAGCTCCGCGGTAAGCTCAACGGCAACCCGTTTCGCCTTCTCCTCATCGCGCGCCCAAATACGGGCAGCCTCGATCGGCCGGACTAAAGTCAGCGCGCGGAGCTGCAAGCGCGCCTGCATACCGGCCCCAAGGATTGCCGCGACCCGGGCAGCCGGGCGAGCCAGATGCCTTGCAGCAACCGCGCCTGCGGCCGCCGTGCGCACATCCGTCAAATAGCCGTTGTCCAGCAAAAGCGCTTCGACCAGTCCGGTATGCGCCGACAAGAGCATCATCAGCCCGTTGGTGCTGGACAGGCCGAGCGATGGATTGTTGAAAAAGCCGGGGCTCACCTTGATCGCAAAGCTGTCGAGATCGGGCACATAGGCGGTCTTGACGTCGACTTCACCGCGATGGGCGGGAATATCCAGCCGCATGATGGGCGGCATCTCAACTGCCTTGGTGGCCAAGGCCGCGAAGGCCTGCTCAACACAATCCACCGCATCGGCATCGAGCTGCACGATTTTGCGCAAATCGGTTTCCGTCAGCACAAGCACGCGCGCCATCACGCCACTCCCGATTTGATGTCGTTGACGATTTGGCGATGGACCGCCGGATCGATGTTGCCACCGGAGACGACAATCGCCGTGGGGCCGACTGGCTTGATCTTGCCGGCAAGCAGCGCCGCGATGCCGACCGCACCCGCTCCCTCGACGATCTCGCCTTCGACCGTCGCCGCGTAGCGGATGCCTGCCGCTATCTCGTTTTCACTGACCAGGATCACATCGTCGAGAAGATCGCGGCACATCGCAAAGGTCAGGCGATTGTCGAGCCCGATGCCGCCGCCGAGCGAATCCGCTAGGGTTTCGACCTCCTGGACTTCAAGGGGCTTACCGGCCGCAAGACTTGCCGCCATCGCCGCTCCCCGCTCCATCGATATGCCGATGACCCTAGTTTGCGGTCGCCGGCCTTTGATCGCGGCAGCAATGCCGGACGCCAGTCCACCGCCCGATAGCGGCACGAGGACAAGCGCCACCTCCGGCAAGTCGTCGACGATCTCGAGTCCGATGGTTCCCTGACCGGTGATCACGCCGGCATCATCGAAGGGCGGCACGAAGCTCATGCCCTTTTCGCTCACCAGGCGCTCGACCTCAAGCATGGCATCGTCCTGTGAGCGACCAACGATACGGACTTCAGCCCCGAGGCTGCGGATCGCCCCAACTTTATTCGCAGGAACGAGCGCCGAAAGGCAGATGGTCGCTCGCGCACCCAATGTTCTGGCGGCATGCGCGACCGCTCTGCCGTGATTGCCCGTAGAGGCCGTTGCCAGCCCGCGCGAACGTGCCTCCTCGTTCAGGCACAGGATCGCGTTGGTGGCTCCGCGAAGTTTGAAACTGCCGGTCTTCTGGTGGTTTTCCAGCTTCAGGAATACGGGCGTGTCGGATTGGCGGGAGAGCGCCTGCGAGCGAAGCAACGGCGTGCGGACAACGTGTCCGGCGATGCGCCGCCGTGCCTCTTCAATATCGGGCAACGTCACCATCGCGGTCATCGCGCGGTCCGTCGCTCTGGAAATGCCGTGACAAATGTCAGCACGATTTCATATCTCTTTCGCAGCCGATGTTCATGACATCAGCGTGAAAGAGACAATAGATCATGTCAATCTGATTATTGTTTCATTACAATATTCAGCACTACATAGCAGCCGATTCATGGCGCTGGCGGCCGAACTTACTCCGTCTGGGGACGCGGATTGTTATCTATCCGCGCCCCAGATGATCAAAGCCCGGTGTCGAGCAGCTTATCGAAGCGCTCTCGTCACGCGGCCTGGACGACCGCGTGCAGCGGGATTTCGACATCGATTTCCAGGGTCGACACGTGTTCGTTGCAGTCCATTTTGACTTGCACCTTGTCGCCGTCGAGCTGCACATGCTTTGCGATCACGCCGAGGATTTCCTCCCGCAGCAGCGATACCAGATCCGAGCCCGCCGACGACCGTTCGTGGGCGAGAAGCACCTGCAGGCGCTCTCGAGCCGCCGGTGCGGTTCTTTGTTTGCCGAAAAGACGAAAAATGTTCATGCCGCCCTCCGTCCGAATATCTTACCGAAAAAGTTCCGCTTTTCGCCGGGAATTGTGATCGGCAGAATCTCGCCAGTGAGCCGGCGTGCGGCATCGAAATAAGCCATGGCAGGTGCGCTGCGGCTATCGGCCAGGGTGACGGGGGCGCCGATGTTGGAGGCCCGCAGAACATCCGTACTTTCCGGAATGATCCCCAGGAGCGGGATGGACAGGATCTCCAGCACGTCGTCGACCTTGAGCATATCCCCGCGCTCGGCGCGGGTGGCATCGTAGCGGGTCAAGAGCAGATGCTTTTCGATCCGTTCGCCGCGCTCGGCCTTCGCCGTCTTGGCGTCCAGCAGACCGATAATACGGTCCGAATCGCGCACCGACGAGACTTCCGGATTGGTGACAACGACAGCCGTATCCGCATGGCGCATGGCCAGAGTAGCGCCGCGCTCGATCCCTGCGGGACTGTCGCAGATGATCCAGTCGAAGTGTTGCTTCAATTCGTTGATGACCCGCTCGACACCTTCCGCCGTCAAGTTGTCCTTGTCCCGGGTTTGCGAGGCCGGCAGCAGGAACAGCGTATCCAGCCGCTTGTCACGGATCAGCGCCTGGGGCAGCTTGGCGTCGCCATGTATG
The nucleotide sequence above comes from Rhizobium sp. CB3090. Encoded proteins:
- the doeB gene encoding N(2)-acetyl-L-2,4-diaminobutanoate deacetylase DoeB, which translates into the protein MNSMTMITRPSPITPTVDFDQDGVQHGHLRLPWSRDDSAWGSIMIPICIIKNGDGPTALLTGANHGDEYEGPVALFDLARALKAEEIKGRVIIVPAMNYPAFQAGTRTSPVDKGNLNRSFPGRPDGSVTEKIADYFTRHLLPLADIVLDFHSGGRTLDFLPYAAAHALLDKRQEKACFDAVGAFSAPYSMRMIEIDAVGMYDTTAEDMGKVFVTTELSGGGTISARTASIAKRGVLNVLKQAGIVAGAPETQATQWLDMPSSDCFVFAEADGLFEPMKDLGDMIAAGEIIARVHPIGRTGSVLFEHRAALGGVLAARHFPGLIKTGDCLAVVATLTEAP
- the doeA gene encoding ectoine hydrolase DoeA (DoeA (degradation of ectoine A) is also called EutD (ectoine utilization D).), with the protein product MSEPTLNFTRSEYADRLAKTRRAMEKAGVDLVIVTDPSNMHWLTGYDGWSFYVHQCVLVPGSGEPIWYGRGQDANGAKRTAYLSHDNIIGYPDHYVQSTERHPMDMLSKIIEERGWAKASIAVEMDNYWFTAAAYASLVKHLPNARFKDAQGLVNWQRAVKSPTELDYMRKAGRIVEAMHKRIVEKVEPGIRKSDLVAEIYDAGIRGVDGFGGDYAAIVPLLPSGADASAPHLTWDDKPMKSGEGTFFEIAGCYRRYHCPLSRTVFLGKPTQAFLDAEKATLEGMEAGLAAAKPGNACEDIANAFFAVLKKYGIVKDNRTGYPIGLSYPPDWGERTMSLRPGDRTELQPGMTFHFMTGLWLEDMGMEITESIVITETGVECLSNVPRKLVVK
- the eutC gene encoding ectoine utilization protein EutC translates to MARVLVLTETDLRKIVQLDADAVDCVEQAFAALATKAVEMPPIMRLDIPAHRGEVDVKTAYVPDLDSFAIKVSPGFFNNPSLGLSSTNGLMMLLSAHTGLVEALLLDNGYLTDVRTAAAGAVAARHLARPAARVAAILGAGMQARLQLRALTLVRPIEAARIWARDEEKAKRVAVELTAELGFPVSAETEAEQACRGADIIVTTTPSDKPILDASWLEPGQHVTAMGSDAEHKNEIDPAAILRAEPYVADSLKQTRRLGELHHAVAAGLVREDAAFPELGAIICGQAAGRQSNEAITLCDLTGTGVQDTAIATLAHRRAVLAGAGQAIETTKAPGDPA
- the eutB gene encoding hydroxyectoine utilization dehydratase EutB; this encodes MTAMVTLPDIEEARRRIAGHVVRTPLLRSQALSRQSDTPVFLKLENHQKTGSFKLRGATNAILCLNEEARSRGLATASTGNHGRAVAHAARTLGARATICLSALVPANKVGAIRSLGAEVRIVGRSQDDAMLEVERLVSEKGMSFVPPFDDAGVITGQGTIGLEIVDDLPEVALVLVPLSGGGLASGIAAAIKGRRPQTRVIGISMERGAAMAASLAAGKPLEVQEVETLADSLGGGIGLDNRLTFAMCRDLLDDVILVSENEIAAGIRYAATVEGEIVEGAGAVGIAALLAGKIKPVGPTAIVVSGGNIDPAVHRQIVNDIKSGVA
- the minE gene encoding cell division topological specificity factor MinE, with the translated sequence MNIFRLFGKQRTAPAARERLQVLLAHERSSAGSDLVSLLREEILGVIAKHVQLDGDKVQVKMDCNEHVSTLEIDVEIPLHAVVQAA
- the minD gene encoding septum site-determining protein MinD → MGKVIVVTSGKGGVGKTTSTAALGAALAQRNDKVVVVDFDVGLRNLDLVMGAERRVVYDLINVIHGDAKLPQALIRDKRLDTLFLLPASQTRDKDNLTAEGVERVINELKQHFDWIICDSPAGIERGATLAMRHADTAVVVTNPEVSSVRDSDRIIGLLDAKTAKAERGERIEKHLLLTRYDATRAERGDMLKVDDVLEILSIPLLGIIPESTDVLRASNIGAPVTLADSRSAPAMAYFDAARRLTGEILPITIPGEKRNFFGKIFGRRAA